A genomic segment from Echeneis naucrates chromosome 20, fEcheNa1.1, whole genome shotgun sequence encodes:
- the myo3a gene encoding myosin-IIIa isoform X3, with protein sequence MRALFKIPRNPPPTLHQPELWSDDFNDFICKCLIKDFELRPNVLDLLQHVFIKQIIGKERILQKQLIELIDLNQQIGVIEKTSHHGKTDRGTDSNDRHERIHTRKGSHMKMQTDPDEVDDLATLEVLDENTVTEQLQSRYGRDQIYTYVGDILIAVNPFHTMEIYTPQHTKMYIGAKRTANLPHIFAVADIAYQSMVSYNADQCVVISGESGAGKTESAHLLVQQLTVLGKANNRTLQEKILLVNSLVEAFGNACTVINDNSSRFGKYLEMKFTCGGTVVGAQISEYLLEKSRVIHQAVGERNFHIFYYIYAGLADRKKLAHYKLSDSKTPKYLCNEHVKLGPDIVSKAFYKEQFDAVEQCFKVIGFTLEELGSVYSTLAAILNSGDIEFSPVASEHQTDKSNISNISVLENVASLLCIRSDELQEALTSHCVVARGETIVRPNTVEKAAEVTDAMSKALYGRLFSWIVNRINSLLRPDSHLGEDDKGLNIGILDIFGFENFKKNSFEQLCINIANEQIQFYFNQHIFAWEQDEYLNEEVDARVIEYEDNRPLLDLFLQKPMGMLSLLDEESRFPQATDQTLVEKFEDNLKTKSFWRPKRVDLGFGIHHYAGKVIYNAAGFLAKNRDTLPADIVLLLRSSENELVRKLVTHPLTKTGNLAHTKGKGINTMHTRTPTRTITFAKSGEHGDTPYHPRETTNMRTQTVASYFRYSLMDLLSKMVAGQPHFVRCIKPNNDRQANKFDREKVLVQLRYTGVLETAKIRRQGYSHRILFANFIKRYYILAFHAHEEPAVTPETCAAILEKAKLENWAMGKTKVFLKYYHVEHLNLMVQQATNRIILLQAYVRGWLGTKRYRRILKEREQSALVLQSAYRGHKVRKRVADDKIKAKFEAFIVQFQAVCRGYLAKKKYKELVDEKNKAATKIQARYRGHKERKSFKRKREAKEKEKAEKALKEKKEQAQEKSPNGESASPPGNKAQNQEDETKAAVVLQSNYRGYKERKKFKERKKTMAGAELELLPNAALEEELEKGGEESTVRGEGEKTEENEEEDESTYEADENDDSDHTQVPEDDEHTEVADEAMIGDAPAADHEEDKKGENGQENAPTEDSLNLEEETKAATVLQSNFRGHKERKRLQDEGKIPAKKQKDKNLNGKEETSIPIGPTDEEEGPTTAKENSAEAQEEREVSSSNVLSEDADETKAAVVLQSNFRGHKERKRLEEEGKLPKKKGKETEVRPEAPHEKEQAMHTEESVPSAENVDGLDEEKAATVLQSNFRGHRDRKKLKEEREAQKRVKEDASNDPEEESKGEQVLDVTDVVIERKEESDSEKERLEEEQAAVKIQSNFRGYKDRKNLKANKQTAIKEAEQLQNFSKQINRTSQDFVALQLKLNEIIQAHQSNPQNNGMFVRGKVFNGYAPPDHQSSEALSADKRLPRTPRRTQQPKTLNTPEDSTYYNLIHRSVKDGKRKPRKEGPGKLLDVDDHYYRGLSSSRSEPSMSTEEASPSSIPERRHSLERRWSVDTKQPDELRPAAAGRQTRERAVTDPERPKPANDNRRSVPRMPSTESRTEENPYDFRHLLRKTSQRRRLIKQY encoded by the exons ATGAGAGCTCTTTTCAAAATACCCAG GAATCCTCCGCCTACTCTCCACCAGCCAGAGCTGTGGTCAGACGACTTTAATGACTTCATCTGCAA ATGTCTGATTAAAGACTTTGAGCTGAGACCAAATGTGCTAGACCTGCTCCAGCATGTGTTCATCAAACAGATTATTGGCAAAGAGAGAATACTGCAGAAGCAATTGATCGAACTCATTGATCTCAACCAACAAATCGGAGTCATTGAAAAAACAAG cCATCAcggaaagacagacagaggcacaGACAGTAATGACAG GCATGAACGCATCCACACTAGAAAAGGAAGCCACATGAAGATGCAGACTGACCCAGATGAGGTGGATGACCTCGCCACCCTGGAGGTGCTAGATGAG AACACTGTCACAGAGCAGCTTCAGAGTCGCTATGGAAGAGATCAGATTTACACATATGTGGGAGACATTCTCATCGCAGTCAATCCTTTCCATACGATGGAGATATACACTCCCCAG CACACAAAGATGTACATAGGAGCCAAACGCACAGCCAACCTGCCACACATCTTTGCTGTGGCTGATATTGCCTACCAGTCCATGGTGTCATACAATGCCGATCAG TGTGTTGTAATCAGCGGAGAAAGTGGAGCGGGGAAAACAGAGAGCGCTCATCTGTTAGTGCAGCAGCTGACTGTTCTTGGCAAG gccAACAATCGCACACTACAGGAGAAGATCCTGTTGGTCAACAGCCTGGTGGAGGCCTTTGGAAATGCCTGCACAGTCATCAACGACAACTCCAGCCGCTTCGGCAAATACCTGGAGATGAAGTTCACCTGTGGGGGAACAGTGGTGGGAGCGCAGATATCCGAATATCTCCTGGAGAAATCCAGAGTCATCCACCAGGCCGT aggggagagaaacTTCCACATCTTCTACTACATTTATGCCGGCCTGGCAGACAGGAAGAAACTAGCCCACTACAAGCTCTCCGACAGCAAAACGCCTAA GTATCTGTGTAACGAGCATGTTAAATTAGGGCCTGACATTGTGAGCAAAGCCTTCTACAAGGAGCAGTTTGATGCAGTGGAGCAGTGTTTCAAAGTCATTGGATTCACCCTGGAG GAGCTGGGCAGTGTTTATAGCACCCTGGCTGCCATCCTCAACTCGGGAGACATCGAGTTCTCTCCAGTCGCCTCGGAGCATCAAACGGACAAGAGCAACATCTCCAATATTTCTGTCCTAGAGAACG TTGCTTCACTGCTGTGCATCCGCTCAGACGAGCTCCAGGAAGCATTGACCTCCCATTGCGTTGTGGCCCGGGGAGAGACAATTGTCAGGCCCAACACGGTGGAAAAGGCGGCAGAGGTGACAGACGCCATGAGCAAGGCTCTTTACGGCCGCCTCTTCAGCTGGATCGTAAACCGCATCAACTCTCTGCTGCGGCCCGACTCCCACCTAGG agAGGATGACAAGGGCTTGAACATCGGCATCTTGGACATCTTCGGTTTTGAGAACTTCAAGAAGAACTCCTTCGAGCAGCTCTGCATCAACATCGCCAATGAGCAGATCCAGTTTTACTTCAACCAGCACATTTTCGCATGGGAACAG GATGAGTACCTGAATGAGGAGGTGGATGCTCGGGTGATTGAGTATGAGGACAACCGGCCCCTGCTGGATCTCTTCCTACAGAAGCCCATGGGGATGCTGTCACTGCTTGATGAGGAGAGTCGCTTCCCGCAGGCCACAGACCAGACCCTCGTAG AAAAATTTGAAGATAATCTCAAGACCAAAAGTTTCTGGAGACCAAAGAGGGTTGACCTTGGCTTTGGTATTCACCATTATGCTGGAAAG GTGATTTACAACGCTGCAGGCTTCTTGGCCAAGAACAGAGACACTCTTCCAGCCGACATCGTCCTGTTGCTGAGGTCGTCGGAAAATGAGCTTGTTCGGAAACTGGTCACCCACCCCCTCACCAAAACAG GCAACCTTGCCCACACCAAGGGCAAAGGCATAAATACAATGCATACGCGGACCCCGACACGCACCATCACCTTCGCCAAG TCAGGTGAACATGGAGACACACCTTACCACCCCAGAGAAACCACCAACATGAGAACACAAACAGTGGCCTCCTACTTTAGA TACTCTCTGATGGACCTACTGTCGAAGATGGTGGCAGGGCAGCCTCACTTTGTGCGCTGCATCAAACCCAACAACGATCGCCAAGCCAACAAGTTCGACCGGGAGAAGGTCCTGGTTCAGCTGCGTTACACCGGGGTTCTGGAGACTGCCAAGATCAGGCGGCAGGGTTACTCTCATCGCATCCTGTTTGCTAACTTCATAAAGAG GTACTACATATTGGCTTTCCATGCTCACGAGGAGCCAGCTGTGACTCCAGAGACATGTGCTGCAATACTGGAGAAGGCCAAGCTGGAGAACTGGGCAATGGGAAAGACTAAG GTTTTCCTGAAGTACTACCACGTGGAGCACCTGAATCTGATGGTGCAACAGGCCACAAACCGCATCATTCTGCTCCAGGCGTACGTTCGAGGCTGGCTGGGAACCAAGCGGTACAGGCGGATATTAAAAGAGCGAGAACAGAGTGCCCTGGTGCTGCAGTCAG CTTACAGAGGTCATAAAGTCCGGAAGAGAGTTGCTGACGACAAAATCAAAGCAAAGTTTGAGGCCTTCATCGTTCAGTTTCAGGCTG TTTGCAGAGGCTATTTAGCAAAAAAGAAGTACAAGGAATTGGTAGACGAAAAGAACAAGGCCGCAACCAAAATTCAGGCTCGCTACAGAGGACATaaggaaaggaaaagctttaaaagaaaaCG GGAagccaaagagaaagagaaggcagAGAAGGCCcttaaagaaaagaaggaacAGGCACAAGAGAAAAGCCCCAATGGTGAAAGTGCCTCTCCACCAGGAAATAAAGCTCAGAACCAGGAGGATGAAACTAAAGCTGCTGTGGTGCTCCAGAGCAACTACAGGGGCtacaaggagaggaaaaagtttaaggagaggaaaaagacaatGGCTGGGGCCGAGCTAGAGCTGCTGCCAAATGCAGCGTTGGAAGAGGAGCTGGAAAAAGGTGGAGAAGAGTCTACTGTCAGAGGAGAAGgggaaaagacagaggagaatgaggaggaggatgaaagcACTTATGAAGCAGACGAAAATGATGACAGTGATCATACACAAGTGCCAGAAGatgatgaacacacagaagtgGCAGATGAAGCCATGATTGGGGACGCACCAGCAGCAGACCATGAGGAGGATAAGAAAGGAGAGAATGGACAAGAAAATGCTCCAACGGAAGATTCTCTCAACTTAGAGGAGGAAACCAAAGCAGCCACTGTTCTCCAAAGTAACTTCAGAGGtcacaaagagaggaagagattaCAAGACGAGGGTAAAATCCCTgccaagaaacagaaagataaaaacCTGAATGGGAAGGAAGAAACATCCATACCAATCGGCCCAACTGATGAGGAAGAAGGTCCCACAACAGCAAAGGAAAACTCAGCAGAAGCtcaagaagagagagaagtttCTTCAAGTAATGTGTTGTCAGAAGACGCAGATGAGACCAAAGCAGCTGTGGTGCTTCAAAGCAACTTCCGTGGTCACAAAGAGCGCAAACGACTtgaggaggagggaaaactcccaaagaaaaaggggaaagaaacaGAAGTAAGACCTGAAGCTCCACACGAAAAAGAACAAGCCATGCATACAGAAGAGTCTGTGCCATCTGCCGAGAACGTGGATGGGCTGGACGAGGAAAAAGCTGCCACTGTCCTCCAGAGTAACTTTAGAGGACACCGGGACAGAAAGAAGctaaaagaagagagagaagcacaGAAGAGAGTGAAGGAAGACGCATCCAACGACCCAGAGGAGGAGAGTAAAGGGGAGCAGGTCCTGGACGTTACTGATGTGGTGATTGAACGTAAAGAGGAGTCTGACTCGGAAAAAGAAAGACTGGAGGAGGAACAAGCTGCAGTGAAGATCCAGAGTAACTTCAGAGGTTACAAAGACAGGAAGAACCTGAAGGCCAACAAGCAAACTGCAATAAAAGAAGCTGAGCAGCTACAGAACTTCTCAAAACAG ATCAACAGAACTTCTCAGGACTTTGTTGCCCTGCAGCTTAAGCTCAATGAGATCATCCAGGCCCATCAATCAAATCCACAGAACAACGGCATGTTTGTGAGAGGAAAAGTATTCAATGGCTACGCTCCCCCGGATCACCAGTCAA GCGAAGCTTTGTCAGCCGACAAGAGACTGCCGAGGACGCCCCGCAGGACGCAGCAGCCGAAGACCCTGAACACACCAGAAGACTCTACCTACTACAACCTGATCCAT CGGTCCGTCAAGGACGGCAAACGCAAGCCCAGGAAAGAGGG TCCGGGGAAGCTGCTGGATGTAGACGACCATTACTATCGTGGCCTGTCCTCCAGCCGGTCTGAACCCTCCATGTCCACAGAAGAAGCCTCGCCCAGCAGCATACCAGAGAGGAGGCACTCCTTGGAGAGGAGATGGTCCGTGGACACGAAGCAGCCTGACGAGCTGagaccagctgctgctggcagGCAGACCAGAGAGCGAGCCGTCACTGATCCAGAACGTCCAAAACCTGCCAACGACAACCG GCGCTCCGTTCCCAGAATGCCCTCCACGGAGAGCCGGACCGAGGAGAACCCATACGACTTCAGACATCTGCTGAGGAAGACCTCGCAGAGGCGAAGGCTAATCAAACAGTactga